The Carassius gibelio isolate Cgi1373 ecotype wild population from Czech Republic chromosome A1, carGib1.2-hapl.c, whole genome shotgun sequence region attaaccGCAtccaaatatgtatatataaatacacaatttttattttggatgcgattaatcacaattaattgatTTGGCAGcccaattgtaaaaaaataagtgAACATGAAAAAAGAtttaccgtaagtttgaaagtggGATAAGAATAATTCGATACAATCGATAGATTATAAGGCATTTGAGAATTATATTTCCAAGGCAGTTTTAATGTCACATTTACAGAAAGCAGAAAAAAGAACATTCTGAAAATCTTCATTTATGTTACAAAGTTTGAAGAGAGCAAACATGACATCATTTCCTTTTTTTGGGGGGCGAAAAACCATATGTGGAAACACTCACACATGGACAAATTAAGAGTACTCTAACATGCAAGCAATGCATAAAAGTGTTGCTTTAATTAGCGGCGACAAATTCATGAAATTTTATAACAGTGCCTcattcaataaatcaatgttttaaatCACTTTCTGAGCTTATGACACATCACTTCAGCTATGCAGAAAACCTCCACATAGTGAGGAAGTGAATGCAAGTCTTCAGCTTGAAAGATTGAAAAGCTATTACCAATGAACACTGTCGTTTTTGGAAGAGATGCTCTGAGGTATGAAATAGATGCCTTTGGTGTCTCTTTAGGTTTTGTGCATTACTCAGTTGTCCTGTGTTTGCTGTCTTTTTGACACTGTAGTCTCAGTATTATTGTCAGATGCATTGCATTGTGCTGTTGAACACACTTAACCTGGTCAAAGCAGGATATTGTACTAGTTGAAATAAGCAACTAGTTGTAAATAtagaaaattacattaaattgagaTGTAGAGTATTTAAAGCAAAGTTTTATAAAgtaataatgcaataaaagttaacattttgtgtgtgagaaataACTGTCACTGTTATCTGCTGAAGATATTGTGGTGATAAAAAAATGTTAGGTTCAATAGTACATggatattaaatgtgtttttttgaaagaagtatcttatgcttgCCAAAACTGCATTGTTTggtcaaaatacagtaatatcatgaaatgttattacaattaaaaaatagttgttttctatgtgaatatctcttaaaatgtaatgtattgctgtgatcaaagcatcatatctccagttttcagtgtcacatgatcttcagaaatcattctgtctTCTTGCTGCTCAAGACTcaattctgattattatcagtgttgcttgatatttttgtggaaaccattatacatATTTTCCAGTATTCCTTTATGAATAGcgcagcatttatttggaatataattattttactgaaacattttaacaaatagAGTCTGTGAATCGTTAATAGGAAGTGATGGGACGGATCAGGATTTGCCAAAAGCCAGACTTCGTGGATAACAACATTGTGTGTTTGAAGAACACGCTAGATCAGTCTAAGATATTAATTAGTATCATACATGTTTGTGTTGGATACAGCTGCCAGCATAgacaatataatgcaatataatccATTCAAATATGAGGCAGAAATGTATCAATTGACTTTTCTTTTGTGCCTGAAAAATACTACTTATTCTTAATTTCCTTTGACATACTATAAAGTTGCTGAATGATTTAAATCCATAGATTATTTTACCAACATTGATGGCAGATTGAACATCctcatgtgttttattttaatacaaaaccacaaacCTGTTTTTATAGCTGTGCTATATTAAGAACAACACGTGGAGTACTAATATAAataaaccactgtccactgtacAGTATGATAATATCCAATACTGATCAGTAAAATCCAATATTAATCAATAaaaccatatgtgaccctggtatatttgtagcaatagacaacaatacattgcatgggtcaaaattatagatttttatattatgtcaaaaatcattaggatattaagttaagatcatgtttcatgaagatattttgtaaattgcttaccataaatatatcaaaaattaattttcaattagtaatatgcattgctaagaacttcatttggacaactttaaagatgattttctcaatatttcgatttttgtttttttttgtttttgcatcctcagattccagattttcaaataattgtatctcgaccaaatattgtccaatcataacaaactatacatcaatggaaaacgtatttattcagctttcagatgaaaatTGACCCTAATGACTCTTTTTGTGCTCCACAGTCACAAATAGATACTGATATGTTGTCTGTAATTTGTGCTTCCCATGTTCTGTTCTCTAGGACTGTATATGTCCTGCACACTTGTGATGTGTTTGCTTGGTTTGATGCTTAGTTTCGAGTAATTCCCTTTTCTCGTGCTTCAGCTCCCACCATCCTAAGAGCAGGTGATCAAGGAGAAGACCAAGGAGCAGGTTTACCATCTCCACAACATCTCCATCTCCATTCAACAACCTTTGCCACACAGACTGACTCACTAGAGGAGAATGTGACACATCCAGATTCCAACCAACATCCCGGCCGAGGTTAGTGCATACTGAGAAGGGTTTGATTGCGCAAACCAGAAATTATTTCACTTATGCTTCACTTATCAGGCTGCAGGCAAATCGGATGTAGTCACAGCTTTGTTTGAATACTGTTATGAATGCTTCTGGAATTTCCGTCACAGGTTTTGACGTTATCGTTGTGTGTAGGTTTGCAAATTCCAAGAATTTTCACTTCAATTTGAAAACTTTCCATGGGAATGTAAGGGAATAAACTTAGCCTATAAcaggacatttacatttaaatctagttaaaaaaaaaaacttcttgtaGCATAGTAATTTAATGCAAATTCAGTTGAATTTCTGTCCTTAATCACATGATGCATGGATTATTTCTAGAATCTGCAGGTCTTTTAAAGTCACACTACAGCATTTGTGCAGTCAACGAAGTTTTGATGATATTATTAGGGTAAATAGATATATTTGATCtatggtattaaaaaaaaacaaatcaaaatgcgTTTAAAAAGCAGCTAGCTAGCCAGTAAATCAAGCTAAATGTATGAAAACTTATACcatttcagttacattttaaGATGCTTTTACGATTCCAGAATTATTCCAATTCTAATATTTCCAAAATTCCCCCCTGATTAACTTCTCATGGAAATTTACCCTAGTGTCACGTTAAGAGTGAtgcaaaagacaatttaataTCCGATTTGAACAGTCAGAGCATCCGGATTGAGACACATCTGTAAAAATCaaattgaaattgcatttttaaatcacCTCCATATGtaatgaaatagtttttttgtttgttttttgctgttCAGACTTTCAAAAATCCATCTGGATAATATCTGGATATGCCAAAAATCAGATTTTTGCTGGCAGTTTGAACAAAAAACTTTCCTATTTAGTCTTTTacagttccaaaaaaaaaaaccacctcGGCCATCATTGCCTTGCAACTTGTGGAGCCTGTGGAGACTTCTGATGCTCATTCAGGCGAGTATCTGTAGAAACTCTTAGATGTCTTCAGCTCAGAACCCTTAAAGTGAACTGAGTAACAGACGAACCAATCTAAAGAGAACCAGAGTGAGAACATGACCTCCCTTCACAACGACCGCAACATCCGGTCAAAAATACAAGCCTTTGAAAGCCAATCAAACACAGAGAACGATGAAACGTCTGTGCCTTTCCCCCGTCCTCGCAAGGTTTTCACCAAACCACCTCCACTGGCACCAAAACCTTCTGTTGCCCTCCGACCCTCGTTCAAAAAGCCCAAAGAAGAGCAGGTTTCAGAGTTTGACAGTCACTTATACGAAGAGGTCGACACGCCTCCTATGCCAGCGCCAAAACCTCAACTTATCAAAAAACCATCGTTATACTCAAGAGATGACTCCGACTCTCAGTCTCCCTTCAGGGCGGCCCTCATCCCTCCATCACGACCTTCACTGCTCAGAGTAAGGAATATACCGTCCCAGGATGAGGAAACAGTATTGAAAGGACCTCATCTACCTCTCAAACCTAGCAAAGACCTGCTGAACCCCAACAATCACAACTCCACCGCACTTCTGTCTACCATTGCATCCGCAGAGAACATGCTTAGCAATGACTATGTGGATGCTCCCACAAGTAAGTGCAAATATTTTTCCgtactacaatttaaaaatatatattgaacagGTATTGTTTATTAATGTATATGAATGTGTTTCCCCTCTCAGACCACTCTCCCGCTAAACCTGAGCGCCAAAGAGGATTCAACTACATGGGGTCAAACAATCTGGGAATGATCAAGAGACCCACAGTCATCAGGGTCCCCAGCAAGACTGACAAAAGTGAGTATATTACCAATCATCTGAGGAAGCTGGCCAAAATAGTCCTGAGCTTAACTCAGTTGGAAGTCTTTAGGATGTGCTGGAGGCGATTTTACAGAACGCTTTGACTCACTGTCAATACAAGACCGCAGCAAATAATTCAATGCAACTCTTATTGGAAATAAATGCTTTGATGATGCATGAGATTGTTGAAACAATGCCACAGTGAATGCACAATATACTCAAAGCTAAAGGCGGTCCAATGAAatatatgtgtccctggagcacaaaagcagtctggcGTCTCTGGGGGATATttgaagcaatagccaaaaaaacattgtatgggtgaaaattataggtttttcttttatgccaaaaatcattaggatattaagtaaagatcatgttccatttttAATTTCCTAcctaaaatatatcaaaaatcaATTTTtgagttatttaatttaattaattaatttggtcaactttaaaggggatttgatttttttgcaccctcagattccagattttctaatagttgtatctcgaccaaatattgtcagatcctaataaaatatatatcaactggaaagcatatttattcagctttcaggtgttGCACACATCTCAATTTCACAAAATAGTTTTTGTGATATTAGAGTGTATATCTTTTTTGGACAGGCAGTGTAAAGTCGACTTCAGCACTTTCAATGGTGTTCAGGTCACGGTTGTTCTAGAAATAAAAAGCTATACACTGCTTGTGTTGAAAGAATCATGCCAAATATACAACATTGGTCCATTCCTGGACTCTGCAGCATTTGCTTAATTAAATCCAAATGGTGACTTTTTTGTACCAGACAGTGTATTAAATGCACAATGATCGCCCGCCTACTTGTACagtgtttttacagtgtaaaactaGAAAAGTTATGCCAGTGTAAGCAGCCAAGTCTAATACTTAAAACAACTGAGGGGTGCTGGACAGGGCTTGTTAATGAACGCTCAGTCGCACAAGCCTGGAATATTATTAACTGAAACATCCACACACAACCAATTACTCAAGAGTGACCACTAATGGACACACCCCTGCAGTACATGTCAAGATTAAAGTGGCTCTTACTCTTACTGCTGTCAATCTGTACCCAGAAATAAACCAAGAGAGATCACAGAGATCATAAAGCAAAATcactttagtataatttttttttctaaaactcttACTGATCCCAGACTTTGAATAGTAGTGCATGTTCTGCATCGTGTAAACAGCATGATTATGATTATTGCATGGTAAGTGTATGAGTTTCTGCCTTTCAGATTTTGAAGAGATGGCAGAAGATCCACCTTTATATGTGCAGAAGCCTATGGGCGGCCCACCCACACCTGCTAAACCCTCTCTCAAAGTGAGTCCTTATATAATCAGATAAACGGCTGTCCGAAAATCTCAGTTTAGCTCACAAGATCAGATGCCAGACTCTTTAATCTGCTGAGATTTGTGtcgtctgaaaaataaaaatgcacttttcCAGAAATGTCAACGAGAGCAGAATGGATCAACAGGGAATTTTCTTTGTTTTCCTTTACCTCTCTTTCCTCAGCCTTGAAAAATACTTATGTTATTTTACGACCACTTCAAGTCAAAGCACACAGGAATTAAAGAGAGTCTGGCAGAGCATTATAAGTAATGTTTACAGCTAgcaaactgaataataataacaaccctGTTTAGTACAGAAGCTATATATCCCACAATAACACACATACACTTCTGCATTTGAGAAATTGTGTAAAAATATTTCTTGCATGATATATAATAACCAAAtattatcttttttaatttattcatatacatCGTAAGTgcacaaattatgtttttaaacaaaaatcttCCCTCaaatgtccccccccccccccccccccccaggactCCTTCAGGATCTCATCTGATTTGTCTCTTCCACCACGGTAAATGAATCATGTATTTATTACGTATCAGTTTCTCTTATTCGACTTACTAAACATGCATTCTCTTTTCAAGGCTGGTTGGTTTTGAAAGCATCAGCCAGGGATGTGTGACACTGATTttgcataataattaataattaataatatttcagaccCATTGGAGGAAAGGTTCTCCCTGCTCGACCGCCACCCGCTAAACCCGGCCCGGGACGACCTCCTCCTCCACGGAAAAACGGCTCCGTACGTCGGCCCTCAGATTCAGGGTTTTCACAAACAGTGCCTTCAAAACAACAGCAACCTCAATGGCAGCAACAAAACCACAGAGCTTCGAAAAAAGGACCTGCCTTACCGCCGAGACCCAACCCTGGACATCGTCTTTACAACAGATACACCGTGAGATGTCATTTTAACGATTTAATTGTATAACAGAAGAACTGAACAAATTAATGCAACTCTACTACACTCTTCTTTTGGCTCACACAGCTTGAGATCCCTCACGGCGTTGCTGAGTTTGACTACAATGGCACTAACACTGGAGAGCTCTCCTTTCAGGTCAATACATTCACAGTAGTCCCATAATGCGATACAAATGGTTCATGCATTGGAAATTTAATGCATTTCCATCATTAATTTCCAACAGAAAAATGAAGTCCTCGTCTTGCTTGAGGAATTAGACCGCAAAACTTTTGAATGCCAAGTGGGGAACGCTAAAGGGAGAGTGCAGAAAACACACATGAAGATTATCACCCCCTTAACAAATGTCCCCAGCAATTCAGCACCTCAGGTATTCGACATTATTATCGACTCAGTGTTGAATAGTTGTTTTAGTAGAAAGTACAGTAAGTATTATCTTGGGATGTCGACATTCTAACATTGCTCTCAATGTGTTTCTACAGAAAAACCGTTCTTTTAGTGGCATGGTGGAAAACACTGGATCTCTGCGAGTGCAAGCCCTGTATGACTTCACTCCAGGTGAATACAGATAGACATTGGGTTCTGTGTAAGAAAGCAAAGGTCCGTTTTCCAAGGCAAgcatcatttaaagggataggtctcacaaaagtgaaaatgtgctgttaattgactcatcctcaggccatctaagatgtaggtgactttatttcttcagtagaacagtaaagaagatttttagctgaaaacgtGGATGTTggttattcataaaatgcaagtcagtggCTACCGTCACTTTAAGAGTCACGGAAAAGGGATATCAAGGAACACAAAATTAATAGCCGTGGCTCCTGACGATATTTTGAGATCTTATGAAGCGAAAAAAAtcagaaactgaacattattacctgtaatccagagcctcgGTGTAATGATAGACCCAAGTGCAGTTTTATTCAACACAAACATGAACGCAAAACTTGTTAATTCACACTTAACAAATGCTTGGTTTGACATGACGTGGAATAAACATGAACTTAAGCATTGACATAAACACACCAACAGTGGTTACATGAACTGGCTCAGTTAACtagtagtatatatataaatctgtgtATCTTATTTTCAATCGGTGTCAGAGGCGGTTGTGTAGTTGCTCCTGTAATGATCATATGTTGTCCTGTGTTTGTGTCTCAGAGAAGCCTGGAGAGCTGGCGTTAAATGCCGGTGATGTTGTGTCTAATGTAGAACAGCTGGACAGTGAGTGGTACATGGGAACATGCAGAAACATCACTGGGATCTTCCCCATTAACTACGTGAAGACTCTGGTAAATATTGCATGGGGAATTTTCCACAGATGCTGTAGACAATGTCTCATGACTCATTTTAAAGAGTTTGttttgagttgtgtgtgtgtgtgtgagaactattacataaatgtgaccctggagcacaaaagcagtttaAAGTCTCTGGGGGATATTTGAAGCaaaagccaaaaaataaatagcatgggtcaaaattatagatttttctttgatgccaaaaatcattaggatattaagtaaagatcatgttccatgaagataatttttttttttactttcctatcataaatatataaaaatgtaatttttgattagtaatatgcattgctaagaacttcacttgaacaactttaaagatgattttctcagaatTTCTCTCCCTCAGAAtccaaatagttgcatctcagacaaatattgacTTATtataacaaaccagacatcaatggaaagcttatttattcagctttcatgcagttttcacatgtacagtatataataaaatattggtATTTTGTCCTTATAATTGTGATTATTGCCTGTCACTTCATTGATCTTCTCAACAAACAATCCTATAACTGTTATGCAATAATCTGTTCAGCTGTTAAAGTGGTCCTGTTGTGTTTTTTGTATCCCACATTCGCATGCAACCCTTTTTAATGGaagtaataaaactaaaaaacaaaccaTACTGTAACTTTCTAGTTATTACTCAGTGATATGATATTTAGGCTAAACCTGTTACTCATTCTGATGCAATTTGCTCACACTATACATTgttaaattgctttaaaaaaaattatgtttaaaagcagaaaaacgccaaaattgcattattttattatttctaataaAGTCTCAAATTATGGTAACAGGGTTGCAAAAATCTTGGCTCTGAAGGTTAAGCATGTATGTTCAGTGCTGATGAAACTGATAAATAACTAccactttctttctttgtttttttttcagaacaagcCTGGTACATCCACACCAGTATCCAGCAATGAATGGCAAACCAAACCATCTCCTGAGCCTGTCAGGTACGTCACCCTCACAGGATTCGATTGTGAAAGCtcaaacacaaattaatataactTAAAATCTACTGCAATGTTAGATTGACAAACAGAAGTAACTAGAAGCCAGATTATATGACTAGACTCATTTTTGAAATGCCTGTGTTTTCTTCAGAGGCCCAAGGTGTGTCGGGAGGTTTGACTTTGAGGGAGAGCAGAGCGATGAGCTCTCGTTCTCTGAAGGTGATGTGATTCGGCTTAAAGAGTATGTGGGAGACGAGTGGGCTTGTGGGGAACTGAACGGCCAAGTTGGTATTTTCCCTCTTAACTTTGTGGAAGTGCTTGAGGATCTCCCTCCAGCCCCGGTGCAGAAATCTGCTCCGAATAAGATTGCACTGCCTGGTAAGAGCTCAAAACAATCCATCTACgaattattcacattttatttaaagtaaaaaaaaaatgtttccattacatatatatatatatatatatatatattttttttttttttttttttttttttttttaaggtcagaATTGGAATATATAAAGGtcataacaaaaaaagtaaaaattatttgcaaaaaatgcaatgcttagaaaaaaaagtgcaattatTTTAATAAGGTGCTTCCTTTGGTACTCTCTCTTAAAAAGGTCCAGCAGCAGATCTggagaattctgtcattttcaAATCCTTGCATATGTTTTCTTACATAACCTTACCTTTTAGATTAACTGGGTTGTGTTTCATTTCTTAGGAATGGCCGGTTCATCTAATTCTCGAATGTCTTACAAAGCCAGTAAGGTATCCATCTCCATCTCCCCATCTGTTACATTGAATCTTTCCTGTAATGAAAAGCGCATAAAGTcggcatgaaataaaaaaatcacaatatttgtTTTCGAAATGCATTTTATAGATCGTTTCGTGGACAatacattcatgcattttaaagcCGTATTactttattctgtgaaacacaaaagatttAAAAGACTATAGATTCTGGTCTTCTGTGAACGTTGACCAAAAAGTTCATTTTTGGGTATGCTATCCCTTTAAACAAACACTTACACGTCTGACAATTTACTTTACATTTCTACATGATATgatgcattaaaacaaaaataagtcgagacaaattaattttaaatgcacttcaaaaaaaagtgttttaaagcacCTTTACAGAAAACCTCGatgttatttgttatattatataatatcttCCTTATAGTAACATTTTACAGGTTAGAgtaaatatagtttacattttgtgaAAATACAAGCTATCAAGCAGTAGAGAAATGCTGCACATTACAGTATATAATGCTCTCTTTTAGCATTCTGTATGAAAGCAGATAAAGTTTGACATACTTTATATGAAGAGcaggatgctaatatagttactttagtgatgcaataaaaaaatctgGTCTCTCTAGATAAAGTTGTACATAATACAGCCAACATATAGAGCCTTTTACATTTTGcaacagtataaaaaaatatataaaatgtaagctTTTATTGTTTGTCTACAGGCTGAATGTAAGAGTGAAGAGTGGGCCGTGGCGCTGTATGACTTCACAGCAGAGACGGAGGACGATCTGGCCTTCCAGCAGGGAGACAGGATCCTGGTCACTGCTCACATAGATGATGAATGGTGGAGCGGACGGATAAATGGCAGAGAAGGCTTCTTTCCCAAAGCCTTTGTTGAGATTGTTCCAGGTGGGCTTATAGAGTGACTGCAGGACAGCCCTCTAGTGGACAGGAGCAGGAAATACACTTTTCAGAACTTTGCAtgcagtttaaataataataagcttTTTAATATTTCTCTTTTTGTTCTCTGTGCAGGAGGGAGAAATTGGTAAGAGGCAACCTCAGAAGCAGTGTTTTTCTTCTCTCGTTTTCATATCCGCTTTGTTTtgtctaatatatatttattgttaatattcCAAATCTACGGTCTGCTAAAAATCTATTCATGAACTGCTATGGGAGTTACTTCTTTTTTGTGTCTCATATGCGTTTACACTCTAAagatatatgtaaaaatataccACATTTTGCACTTCAGTGCATTGTGTTTAAgggttaatgaataaaaaataatggatTATGTCCCTGTAAAAAGCTGCcagtatttattgttatattaaacGTCCAATGCCATATTGTACCAAGGGGACATATTTTATGGGTGAAAtattg contains the following coding sequences:
- the LOC127953753 gene encoding SH3 domain-containing protein 19-like isoform X1 is translated as MTSLHNDRNIRSKIQAFESQSNTENDETSVPFPRPRKVFTKPPPLAPKPSVALRPSFKKPKEEQVSEFDSHLYEEVDTPPMPAPKPQLIKKPSLYSRDDSDSQSPFRAALIPPSRPSLLRVRNIPSQDEETVLKGPHLPLKPSKDLLNPNNHNSTALLSTIASAENMLSNDYVDAPTNHSPAKPERQRGFNYMGSNNLGMIKRPTVIRVPSKTDKNFEEMAEDPPLYVQKPMGGPPTPAKPSLKDSFRISSDLSLPPRPIGGKVLPARPPPAKPGPGRPPPPRKNGSVRRPSDSGFSQTVPSKQQQPQWQQQNHRASKKGPALPPRPNPGHRLYNRYTLEIPHGVAEFDYNGTNTGELSFQKNEVLVLLEELDRKTFECQVGNAKGRVQKTHMKIITPLTNVPSNSAPQKNRSFSGMVENTGSLRVQALYDFTPEKPGELALNAGDVVSNVEQLDSEWYMGTCRNITGIFPINYVKTLNKPGTSTPVSSNEWQTKPSPEPVRGPRCVGRFDFEGEQSDELSFSEGDVIRLKEYVGDEWACGELNGQVGIFPLNFVEVLEDLPPAPVQKSAPNKIALPGMAGSSNSRMSYKASKAECKSEEWAVALYDFTAETEDDLAFQQGDRILVTAHIDDEWWSGRINGREGFFPKAFVEIVPGGRNW
- the LOC127953753 gene encoding SH3 domain-containing protein 19-like isoform X2 yields the protein MTSLHNDRNIRSKIQAFESQSNTENDETSVPFPRPRKVFTKPPPLAPKPSVALRPSFKKPKEEQVSEFDSHLYEEVDTPPMPAPKPQLIKKPSLYSRDDSDSQSPFRAALIPPSRPSLLRVRNIPSQDEETVLKGPHLPLKPSKDLLNPNNHNSTALLSTIASAENMLSNDYVDAPTNHSPAKPERQRGFNYMGSNNLGMIKRPTVIRVPSKTDKNFEEMAEDPPLYVQKPMGGPPTPAKPSLKDSFRISSDLSLPPRPIGGKVLPARPPPAKPGPGRPPPPRKNGSVRRPSDSGFSQTVPSKQQQPQWQQQNHRASKKGPALPPRPNPGHRLYNRYTLEIPHGVAEFDYNGTNTGELSFQKNEVLVLLEELDRKTFECQVGNAKGRVQKTHMKIITPLTNVPSNSAPQKNRSFSGMVENTGSLRVQALYDFTPEKPGELALNAGDVVSNVEQLDSEWYMGTCRNITGIFPINYVKTLPGTSTPVSSNEWQTKPSPEPVRGPRCVGRFDFEGEQSDELSFSEGDVIRLKEYVGDEWACGELNGQVGIFPLNFVEVLEDLPPAPVQKSAPNKIALPGMAGSSNSRMSYKASKAECKSEEWAVALYDFTAETEDDLAFQQGDRILVTAHIDDEWWSGRINGREGFFPKAFVEIVPGGRNW